The following are encoded together in the Caretta caretta isolate rCarCar2 chromosome 17, rCarCar1.hap1, whole genome shotgun sequence genome:
- the PHF12 gene encoding PHD finger protein 12 isoform X2, which yields MWGKMETKTIVYDLDTSGGLMEQIQALLAPPKSEDGEKRSRRPEKEARRSGRATNHDSCDSCKEGGDLLCCDHCPAAFHLQCCNPPLSEEMLPPGEWMCHRCTVRRKKREQKKELGQVNGLVDKSGKRTTSPTSDTDLLDRSSTSIRAIAHARILERRASRPGTPTSNASTETPNSEQNDVDEDIIDVDDDSAIAEMDCGQPQLKRPFELLIAAAMERNPTQFQLPNELTCTTALPGTSKRRRKEETTGKNVKKAQHELDHNGLVPLPVKVCFTCNRSCRVAPLIQCDYCPLLFHMDCLEPPLTAMPLGRWMCPNHIEHVVLNQKNMTLSNRCRVFDRFQDTISQHVVKVDFLNRIHKKHPPNRRVLQSVRRRGLKVPDAIKSQYRFPPPLLAPAAIRDGELICNGVPEESSQKHLLNSEHLASQSEQQEWLCSVVALQCSILRHLSAKQMPSLWDSEQTEKADIKPVIVADGSITNPYQAADKALTPSLYSVSCTSGITTQNSLSSSQSQQALSQEDVNCSSCMDKSKKVSCGTSNGPTASDVKVNGPHLYGVSSEPSAHLTESQRLVGPGNTIPGLSHRQTWARPLTPPAACGLLNHAVGTVVKTENIVGPVSCAQRGSAPVTSMPASIPSSCASLETTSTLQRKNVQTQIGPPLTAELRSVGSPLTATRALTPPQATGDGISAIGSTHRFCSPAPPSDGKVSPSTVSIGSSLIVPSSFTLNSAAMLDLTSSVKALMDGNGVQRKEVQARAVFYPLMGIGSAVNMCYRTLYIGTGADMDVCLTSYGHCNYVSGKHACIFYDENTKHYELLNYSEHGTTVDNVLYSCDFSEKTTPIPPSSIVAKVQSVIKCHKGRKQDEEPHEEAVVMNSQAQGQHRKPCNCKASSSSLIGGSGAGWEGTALLHHGSYIKLGCLQFVFSITDFATKQPKGDAALVQDMDLEEKLSLKPHQVPVLRSNSVP from the exons TAACCCTCCGTTGAGTGAGGAAATGCTGCCGCCaggggagtggatgtgtcatcgCTGCACTGTGCGCCGAAAG AAGCGAGAACAGAAGAAGGAGCTGGGGCAGGTAAATGGATTGGTGGACAAATCTGGGAAAAGGACCACCTCCCCCACAAGTGACACAGACCTGTTGGATAGGTCTAGCACCAGCATCAGGGCAATTGCACATGCCAGGATCTTGGAACGGAGAGCAAGTCGGCCTGGCACTCCTACATCTAATGCCAGCACTGAGACTCCCAATTCAGAGCAGAATGATGTAGATGAGGACATAATTGATGTGGATGATGACTCTGCCATTGCGGAAATGGACTGTGGGCAGCCCCAGCTGAAGCGACCCTTTGAGCTTCTTATTGCAGCTGCCATGGAAAGAAACCCAACCCAGTTCCAGTTGCCGAATGAACTGACCTGCACCACAGCACTTCCAG GAACTagtaagaggaggaggaaggaggaaacCACAGGAAAGAATGTCAAGAAAGCACAACATGAGTTAGACCATAATGGTCTGGTTCCCTTGCCAGTAAAAGTCTGCTTCACATGCAACAG GAGTTGCAGAGTGGCACCTCTTATTCAGTGTGATTACTGCCCCCTGCTGTTCCACATGGATTGTCTTGAGCCCCCTCTTACTGCCATGCCCCTGGGCAGATGGATGTGTCCAAATCATATTGAACATGTGGTG CTGAACCAGAAGAACATGACCCTGAGCAATCGGTGCCGAGTTTTTGATCGGTTCCAAGACACCATATCTCAGCATGTTGTCAAGGTGGATTTCCTGAACCGAATCCACAAGAAACACCCTCCCAATCGCAGAGTTCTTCAGTCAGTGAGGAGAAGAGGTTTGAAG GTTCCTGATGCGATAAAATCTCAATACCGGTTTCCACCCCCCTTACTTGCACCTGCAGCAATTCGGGATGGTGAGCTCATCTGTAATGGGGTCCCCGAGGAATCCTCACAGAAGCACCTTTTGAACTCTGAGCACTTAGCCAGCCAGTCAGAACAACAAGAG tggCTCTGTAGTGTTGTTGCACTCCAGTGCAGCATTTTGAGACATTTATCTGCTAAGCAGATGCCTTCGCTTTGGGACTCTGAACAGACAGAGAAGGCTGATATTAAGCCTGTTATTGTGGCAGACGGCTCAATCACCAACCCTTACCAGGCAGCTGACAAGGCACTCACACCTTCCCTTTATTCCGTGTCGTGCACCTCAGGGATTACCACCCAGAATTCCTTGAGCTCTTCTCAATCCCAGCAGGCTTTATCACAGGAAGATGTCAATTGCAGCTCTTGTATGGATAAGTCAAAGAAAGTATCTTGTGGAACTTCTAATGGGCCAACAGCCTCTGATGTTAAAGTAAATGGTCCTCATTTGTATGGTGTTTCCTCTGAACCTTCGGCACACTTGACTGAGTCTCAGAGGCTAGTTGGCCCAGGTAATACAATACCTGGGCTGTCTCATCGGCAAACATGGGCGAGGCCCCTCACACCCCCAGCAGCTTGTGGACTTCTGAATCACGCAGTTGGAACTGTTGTGAAGACGGAGAACATAGTAGGACCCGTTTCTTGTGCACAAAGGGGTTCTGCGCCAGTCACAAGTATGCCTGCTTCCATACCAAGCTCTTGTGCCAGCCTAGAGACCACCAGCACTTTGCAAAGAAAGAATGTCCAGACACAGATAGGTCCCCCACTGACAGCAGAACTGCGATCTGTTGGTTCCCCTTTGACTGCCACTAGGGCTCTTACTCCTCCACAGGCAACGGGAGATGGGATCTCTGCCATCGGATCCACACACAGATTCTGTTCACCAGCACCACCTTCAG ATGGTAAGGTCAGTCCCAGCACCGTATCCATAGGAAGCTCTTTAATTGTCCCCTCATCTTTCACTTTAAACTCTGCGGCTATGTTGGACCTCACCAGCTCTGTGAAAGCATTAATGGATGGCAATGGCG TGCAAAGAAAGGAAGTGCAAGCTCGTGCAGTGTTCTACCCCCTCATGGGCATAGGCAGTGCAGTCAACATGTGCTACAGAACCCTCTACATCGGGACAG GAGCTGACATGGATGTGTGCCTTACAAGCTATGGTCACTGTAACTATGTGTCTGGCAAACATGCCTGCATATTCTATGATGAG AATACAAAACATTACGAGCTGTTGAACTACAGTGAGCATGGGACGACTGTGGACAATGTTCTGTATTCATGTGACTTCTCTGAGAAGACTACACCCATTCCTCCCAGCAGCATTGTTGCCAAAGTGCAGAGTGTGATCA AATGCCACAAAGGCAGAAAACAGGACGAGGAGCCGCATGAAGAAGCAGTCGTGATGAATTCCCAGGCACAAGGGCAGCACCGGAAACCCTGCAATTGCAAAGCCAGCAGCTCTAGTTTAATAGGAGGCagtggggcggggtgggaaggAACAGCCCTGCTCCACCACGGCAGTTACATCAAACTGGGTTGCCTGCAGTTTGTCTTCAGCATCACTGACTTTGCGACCAAACAGCCCAAAGGGGACGCTGCCTTAGTACAAGACATGGACTTGGAGGAAAAGCTCTCTCTGAAACCCCACCAGGTGCCCGTGCTGCGGTCCAACTCCGTTCCCTAG
- the PHF12 gene encoding PHD finger protein 12 isoform X3, which yields MDCGQPQLKRPFELLIAAAMERNPTQFQLPNELTCTTALPGTSKRRRKEETTGKNVKKAQHELDHNGLVPLPVKVCFTCNRSCRVAPLIQCDYCPLLFHMDCLEPPLTAMPLGRWMCPNHIEHVVLNQKNMTLSNRCRVFDRFQDTISQHVVKVDFLNRIHKKHPPNRRVLQSVRRRGLKVPDAIKSQYRFPPPLLAPAAIRDGELICNGVPEESSQKHLLNSEHLASQSEQQEWLCSVVALQCSILRHLSAKQMPSLWDSEQTEKADIKPVIVADGSITNPYQAADKALTPSLYSVSCTSGITTQNSLSSSQSQQALSQEDVNCSSCMDKSKKVSCGTSNGPTASDVKVNGPHLYGVSSEPSAHLTESQRLVGPGNTIPGLSHRQTWARPLTPPAACGLLNHAVGTVVKTENIVGPVSCAQRGSAPVTSMPASIPSSCASLETTSTLQRKNVQTQIGPPLTAELRSVGSPLTATRALTPPQATGDGISAIGSTHRFCSPAPPSDGKVSPSTVSIGSSLIVPSSFTLNSAAMLDLTSSVKALMDGNGEIEINMLDEKLIKFLALQRIQQLFPSKVHSVASSVSSHQSSPLANHIEVQRKEVQARAVFYPLMGIGSAVNMCYRTLYIGTGADMDVCLTSYGHCNYVSGKHACIFYDENTKHYELLNYSEHGTTVDNVLYSCDFSEKTTPIPPSSIVAKVQSVIKCHKGRKQDEEPHEEAVVMNSQAQGQHRKPCNCKASSSSLIGGSGAGWEGTALLHHGSYIKLGCLQFVFSITDFATKQPKGDAALVQDMDLEEKLSLKPHQVPVLRSNSVP from the exons ATGGACTGTGGGCAGCCCCAGCTGAAGCGACCCTTTGAGCTTCTTATTGCAGCTGCCATGGAAAGAAACCCAACCCAGTTCCAGTTGCCGAATGAACTGACCTGCACCACAGCACTTCCAG GAACTagtaagaggaggaggaaggaggaaacCACAGGAAAGAATGTCAAGAAAGCACAACATGAGTTAGACCATAATGGTCTGGTTCCCTTGCCAGTAAAAGTCTGCTTCACATGCAACAG GAGTTGCAGAGTGGCACCTCTTATTCAGTGTGATTACTGCCCCCTGCTGTTCCACATGGATTGTCTTGAGCCCCCTCTTACTGCCATGCCCCTGGGCAGATGGATGTGTCCAAATCATATTGAACATGTGGTG CTGAACCAGAAGAACATGACCCTGAGCAATCGGTGCCGAGTTTTTGATCGGTTCCAAGACACCATATCTCAGCATGTTGTCAAGGTGGATTTCCTGAACCGAATCCACAAGAAACACCCTCCCAATCGCAGAGTTCTTCAGTCAGTGAGGAGAAGAGGTTTGAAG GTTCCTGATGCGATAAAATCTCAATACCGGTTTCCACCCCCCTTACTTGCACCTGCAGCAATTCGGGATGGTGAGCTCATCTGTAATGGGGTCCCCGAGGAATCCTCACAGAAGCACCTTTTGAACTCTGAGCACTTAGCCAGCCAGTCAGAACAACAAGAG tggCTCTGTAGTGTTGTTGCACTCCAGTGCAGCATTTTGAGACATTTATCTGCTAAGCAGATGCCTTCGCTTTGGGACTCTGAACAGACAGAGAAGGCTGATATTAAGCCTGTTATTGTGGCAGACGGCTCAATCACCAACCCTTACCAGGCAGCTGACAAGGCACTCACACCTTCCCTTTATTCCGTGTCGTGCACCTCAGGGATTACCACCCAGAATTCCTTGAGCTCTTCTCAATCCCAGCAGGCTTTATCACAGGAAGATGTCAATTGCAGCTCTTGTATGGATAAGTCAAAGAAAGTATCTTGTGGAACTTCTAATGGGCCAACAGCCTCTGATGTTAAAGTAAATGGTCCTCATTTGTATGGTGTTTCCTCTGAACCTTCGGCACACTTGACTGAGTCTCAGAGGCTAGTTGGCCCAGGTAATACAATACCTGGGCTGTCTCATCGGCAAACATGGGCGAGGCCCCTCACACCCCCAGCAGCTTGTGGACTTCTGAATCACGCAGTTGGAACTGTTGTGAAGACGGAGAACATAGTAGGACCCGTTTCTTGTGCACAAAGGGGTTCTGCGCCAGTCACAAGTATGCCTGCTTCCATACCAAGCTCTTGTGCCAGCCTAGAGACCACCAGCACTTTGCAAAGAAAGAATGTCCAGACACAGATAGGTCCCCCACTGACAGCAGAACTGCGATCTGTTGGTTCCCCTTTGACTGCCACTAGGGCTCTTACTCCTCCACAGGCAACGGGAGATGGGATCTCTGCCATCGGATCCACACACAGATTCTGTTCACCAGCACCACCTTCAG ATGGTAAGGTCAGTCCCAGCACCGTATCCATAGGAAGCTCTTTAATTGTCCCCTCATCTTTCACTTTAAACTCTGCGGCTATGTTGGACCTCACCAGCTCTGTGAAAGCATTAATGGATGGCAATGGCG aGATTGAGATAAATATGCTGGATGAGAAGCTAATCAAGTTTCTGGCCTTGCAGAGAATACAACAGCTCTTTCCTTCCAAAGTTCACTCCGTAGCAAGCAGTGTCAGTTCCCATCAGTCGTCTCCTTTGGCAAATCACATAGAAG TGCAAAGAAAGGAAGTGCAAGCTCGTGCAGTGTTCTACCCCCTCATGGGCATAGGCAGTGCAGTCAACATGTGCTACAGAACCCTCTACATCGGGACAG GAGCTGACATGGATGTGTGCCTTACAAGCTATGGTCACTGTAACTATGTGTCTGGCAAACATGCCTGCATATTCTATGATGAG AATACAAAACATTACGAGCTGTTGAACTACAGTGAGCATGGGACGACTGTGGACAATGTTCTGTATTCATGTGACTTCTCTGAGAAGACTACACCCATTCCTCCCAGCAGCATTGTTGCCAAAGTGCAGAGTGTGATCA AATGCCACAAAGGCAGAAAACAGGACGAGGAGCCGCATGAAGAAGCAGTCGTGATGAATTCCCAGGCACAAGGGCAGCACCGGAAACCCTGCAATTGCAAAGCCAGCAGCTCTAGTTTAATAGGAGGCagtggggcggggtgggaaggAACAGCCCTGCTCCACCACGGCAGTTACATCAAACTGGGTTGCCTGCAGTTTGTCTTCAGCATCACTGACTTTGCGACCAAACAGCCCAAAGGGGACGCTGCCTTAGTACAAGACATGGACTTGGAGGAAAAGCTCTCTCTGAAACCCCACCAGGTGCCCGTGCTGCGGTCCAACTCCGTTCCCTAG
- the PHF12 gene encoding PHD finger protein 12 isoform X1, producing the protein MWGKMETKTIVYDLDTSGGLMEQIQALLAPPKSEDGEKRSRRPEKEARRSGRATNHDSCDSCKEGGDLLCCDHCPAAFHLQCCNPPLSEEMLPPGEWMCHRCTVRRKKREQKKELGQVNGLVDKSGKRTTSPTSDTDLLDRSSTSIRAIAHARILERRASRPGTPTSNASTETPNSEQNDVDEDIIDVDDDSAIAEMDCGQPQLKRPFELLIAAAMERNPTQFQLPNELTCTTALPGTSKRRRKEETTGKNVKKAQHELDHNGLVPLPVKVCFTCNRSCRVAPLIQCDYCPLLFHMDCLEPPLTAMPLGRWMCPNHIEHVVLNQKNMTLSNRCRVFDRFQDTISQHVVKVDFLNRIHKKHPPNRRVLQSVRRRGLKVPDAIKSQYRFPPPLLAPAAIRDGELICNGVPEESSQKHLLNSEHLASQSEQQEWLCSVVALQCSILRHLSAKQMPSLWDSEQTEKADIKPVIVADGSITNPYQAADKALTPSLYSVSCTSGITTQNSLSSSQSQQALSQEDVNCSSCMDKSKKVSCGTSNGPTASDVKVNGPHLYGVSSEPSAHLTESQRLVGPGNTIPGLSHRQTWARPLTPPAACGLLNHAVGTVVKTENIVGPVSCAQRGSAPVTSMPASIPSSCASLETTSTLQRKNVQTQIGPPLTAELRSVGSPLTATRALTPPQATGDGISAIGSTHRFCSPAPPSDGKVSPSTVSIGSSLIVPSSFTLNSAAMLDLTSSVKALMDGNGEIEINMLDEKLIKFLALQRIQQLFPSKVHSVASSVSSHQSSPLANHIEVQRKEVQARAVFYPLMGIGSAVNMCYRTLYIGTGADMDVCLTSYGHCNYVSGKHACIFYDENTKHYELLNYSEHGTTVDNVLYSCDFSEKTTPIPPSSIVAKVQSVIKCHKGRKQDEEPHEEAVVMNSQAQGQHRKPCNCKASSSSLIGGSGAGWEGTALLHHGSYIKLGCLQFVFSITDFATKQPKGDAALVQDMDLEEKLSLKPHQVPVLRSNSVP; encoded by the exons TAACCCTCCGTTGAGTGAGGAAATGCTGCCGCCaggggagtggatgtgtcatcgCTGCACTGTGCGCCGAAAG AAGCGAGAACAGAAGAAGGAGCTGGGGCAGGTAAATGGATTGGTGGACAAATCTGGGAAAAGGACCACCTCCCCCACAAGTGACACAGACCTGTTGGATAGGTCTAGCACCAGCATCAGGGCAATTGCACATGCCAGGATCTTGGAACGGAGAGCAAGTCGGCCTGGCACTCCTACATCTAATGCCAGCACTGAGACTCCCAATTCAGAGCAGAATGATGTAGATGAGGACATAATTGATGTGGATGATGACTCTGCCATTGCGGAAATGGACTGTGGGCAGCCCCAGCTGAAGCGACCCTTTGAGCTTCTTATTGCAGCTGCCATGGAAAGAAACCCAACCCAGTTCCAGTTGCCGAATGAACTGACCTGCACCACAGCACTTCCAG GAACTagtaagaggaggaggaaggaggaaacCACAGGAAAGAATGTCAAGAAAGCACAACATGAGTTAGACCATAATGGTCTGGTTCCCTTGCCAGTAAAAGTCTGCTTCACATGCAACAG GAGTTGCAGAGTGGCACCTCTTATTCAGTGTGATTACTGCCCCCTGCTGTTCCACATGGATTGTCTTGAGCCCCCTCTTACTGCCATGCCCCTGGGCAGATGGATGTGTCCAAATCATATTGAACATGTGGTG CTGAACCAGAAGAACATGACCCTGAGCAATCGGTGCCGAGTTTTTGATCGGTTCCAAGACACCATATCTCAGCATGTTGTCAAGGTGGATTTCCTGAACCGAATCCACAAGAAACACCCTCCCAATCGCAGAGTTCTTCAGTCAGTGAGGAGAAGAGGTTTGAAG GTTCCTGATGCGATAAAATCTCAATACCGGTTTCCACCCCCCTTACTTGCACCTGCAGCAATTCGGGATGGTGAGCTCATCTGTAATGGGGTCCCCGAGGAATCCTCACAGAAGCACCTTTTGAACTCTGAGCACTTAGCCAGCCAGTCAGAACAACAAGAG tggCTCTGTAGTGTTGTTGCACTCCAGTGCAGCATTTTGAGACATTTATCTGCTAAGCAGATGCCTTCGCTTTGGGACTCTGAACAGACAGAGAAGGCTGATATTAAGCCTGTTATTGTGGCAGACGGCTCAATCACCAACCCTTACCAGGCAGCTGACAAGGCACTCACACCTTCCCTTTATTCCGTGTCGTGCACCTCAGGGATTACCACCCAGAATTCCTTGAGCTCTTCTCAATCCCAGCAGGCTTTATCACAGGAAGATGTCAATTGCAGCTCTTGTATGGATAAGTCAAAGAAAGTATCTTGTGGAACTTCTAATGGGCCAACAGCCTCTGATGTTAAAGTAAATGGTCCTCATTTGTATGGTGTTTCCTCTGAACCTTCGGCACACTTGACTGAGTCTCAGAGGCTAGTTGGCCCAGGTAATACAATACCTGGGCTGTCTCATCGGCAAACATGGGCGAGGCCCCTCACACCCCCAGCAGCTTGTGGACTTCTGAATCACGCAGTTGGAACTGTTGTGAAGACGGAGAACATAGTAGGACCCGTTTCTTGTGCACAAAGGGGTTCTGCGCCAGTCACAAGTATGCCTGCTTCCATACCAAGCTCTTGTGCCAGCCTAGAGACCACCAGCACTTTGCAAAGAAAGAATGTCCAGACACAGATAGGTCCCCCACTGACAGCAGAACTGCGATCTGTTGGTTCCCCTTTGACTGCCACTAGGGCTCTTACTCCTCCACAGGCAACGGGAGATGGGATCTCTGCCATCGGATCCACACACAGATTCTGTTCACCAGCACCACCTTCAG ATGGTAAGGTCAGTCCCAGCACCGTATCCATAGGAAGCTCTTTAATTGTCCCCTCATCTTTCACTTTAAACTCTGCGGCTATGTTGGACCTCACCAGCTCTGTGAAAGCATTAATGGATGGCAATGGCG aGATTGAGATAAATATGCTGGATGAGAAGCTAATCAAGTTTCTGGCCTTGCAGAGAATACAACAGCTCTTTCCTTCCAAAGTTCACTCCGTAGCAAGCAGTGTCAGTTCCCATCAGTCGTCTCCTTTGGCAAATCACATAGAAG TGCAAAGAAAGGAAGTGCAAGCTCGTGCAGTGTTCTACCCCCTCATGGGCATAGGCAGTGCAGTCAACATGTGCTACAGAACCCTCTACATCGGGACAG GAGCTGACATGGATGTGTGCCTTACAAGCTATGGTCACTGTAACTATGTGTCTGGCAAACATGCCTGCATATTCTATGATGAG AATACAAAACATTACGAGCTGTTGAACTACAGTGAGCATGGGACGACTGTGGACAATGTTCTGTATTCATGTGACTTCTCTGAGAAGACTACACCCATTCCTCCCAGCAGCATTGTTGCCAAAGTGCAGAGTGTGATCA AATGCCACAAAGGCAGAAAACAGGACGAGGAGCCGCATGAAGAAGCAGTCGTGATGAATTCCCAGGCACAAGGGCAGCACCGGAAACCCTGCAATTGCAAAGCCAGCAGCTCTAGTTTAATAGGAGGCagtggggcggggtgggaaggAACAGCCCTGCTCCACCACGGCAGTTACATCAAACTGGGTTGCCTGCAGTTTGTCTTCAGCATCACTGACTTTGCGACCAAACAGCCCAAAGGGGACGCTGCCTTAGTACAAGACATGGACTTGGAGGAAAAGCTCTCTCTGAAACCCCACCAGGTGCCCGTGCTGCGGTCCAACTCCGTTCCCTAG